A region from the Lonchura striata isolate bLonStr1 chromosome 16, bLonStr1.mat, whole genome shotgun sequence genome encodes:
- the FBXL16 gene encoding F-box/LRR-repeat protein 16, whose translation MSNPRNGDTKPPCLPRNGLVKIPTQANGLGSASITKGTPAVKNRLCQPSSVPAILSPALAHRSDLPIPSLASPLSLATLASVSSPPGASLVGLNASEGSEQPSPERLPGSPSERQLAVDEKILNRLFWYFSACEKCVLAQVCKAWRRVLYQPKFWVGLTPVLHTKELYNILPGGEKEFVSLQGFAVRGFDGFCLVGVSDLDICEFIDNYPLSKKGVKSMSLKRSTITDAGLEVMLEQMQGVVRLELSGCNDFTEAGLWSSLNARITALSVSDCINVADDAIAAISQLLPNLTELNLQAYHVTDTALAYFTAKQGYTTHTLRLNSCWEITNHGVVNMVHSLPNLSVLSLSGCSKVTDDGVELVAENLRKLRSLDLSWCPRITDMALEYIACDLHKLEELVLDRCVRITDTGLSYLSTMSSLRSLYLRWCCQVQDFGLKHLLGMGSLRLLSLAGCPLLTTTGLSGLVQLQELEELELTNCPGATPELFKYFSQHLPCCMVIE comes from the exons ATGTCGAACCCGAGAAACGGCGACACCAAGCCCCCATGTTTGCCCCGCAATGGACTGGTGAAGATCCCCACGCAAGCCAACGGCCTCGGCTCCGCCAGCATCACCAAAGGCACCCCTGCCGTGAAAAACCGCCTGTGCCAGCCTTCCTCCGTGCCTGCCATCCTCAGCCCGGCCTTAGCCCACCGCAGCGACCTGCccatccccagcctggcctCCCCGCTCTCCTTGGCCACCCTGGCCAGCGTCTCCTCCCCTCCCGGCGCTTCCTTGGTGGGACTGAACGCGAGCGAGGGCTCGGAGCAGCCCTCTCCGGAGCGGCTGCCAGGCTCTCCCTCGGAAAGGCAGCTGGCCGTGGACGAGAAGATCCTCAACCGCTTGTTCTGGTACTTTTCGGCGTGCGAGAAGTGCGTGCTGGCGCAGGTGTGCAAGGCATGGCGGCGGGTGCTCTACCAGCCCAAGTTCTGGGTGGGCTTGACGCCCGTCCTGCACACCAAAGAGCTCTACAACATCCTGCCCGGTGGAGAGAAGGAGTTCGTCAGCCTGCAGGGCTTCGCCGTCCGCGGCTTCGACGGCTTCTGCCTCGTGGGCGTCTCTGACCTGGACATTTGTGAGTTCATTGACAACTACCCCCTCTCCAAGAAGGGGGTCAAGTCCATGAGCCTTAAGAGGTCGACCATCACAGATGCAGGGTTGGAG GTGATGCTGGAGCAGATGCAGGGCGTGGTGCGGCTGGAGCTGTCGGGCTGCAACGACTTCACGGAGGCGGGGCTGTGGTCCAGCCTCAACGCCCGCATCACGGCGCTGAGCGTCAGCGACTGCATCAACGTGGCCGACGACGCCATCGCCGCCATCTCGCAGCTCCTGCCCAACCTCACCGAGCTCAACCTGCAAGCCTACCACGTGACGGACACGGCGCTCGCCTACTTCACCGCCAAGCAGGGCTACACCACCCACACCCTGCGCCTCAACTCCTGCTGGGAGATCACCAACCACGGCGTGGTCAACATGGTCCACAGCCTGCCCAACCTGAGCGTCCTCAGCCTCTCGGGCTGCTCCAAGGTGACGGATGATGGCGTGGAGCTGGTGGCCGAGAACCTGCGGAAGCTGCGCAGCCTCGACCTGTCCTGGTGCCCCCGCATCACCGACATGGCCCTGGAGTACATCGCCTGCGACCTGCAcaagctggaggagctggtgcTCGACAG GTGCGTGCGGATCACCGACACCGGCCTCAGCTACCTGTCCACCATGTCATCCCTGCGGAGCCTCTACCTGCGCTGGTGCTGCCAG GTGCAGGATTTTGGCCTGAAGCACCTCCTGGGCATGGGCAGCCTGCGCCTCCTCTCGCTGGCTG GCTGCCCCTTGCTGACCACCACGGGGCTGTCGGGGctggtgcagctgcaggagctggaggagctggaactCACCAACTGCCCCGGGGCCACCCCGGAGCTCTTCAAGTACTTCTCCCAGCACCTCCCGTGCTGCATGGTGATCGAGTAG